A single window of Pseudomonas lijiangensis DNA harbors:
- the coaD gene encoding pantetheine-phosphate adenylyltransferase produces the protein MNRVLYPGTFDPITKGHGDLVERASRLFDQVVIAVAASPKKNPLFPLEQRVELAREVTKHLPNVEVVGFSTLLAQFAKEQNANVFLRGLRAVSDFEYEFQLANMNRQLAPDVESLFLTPSERYSFISSTLVREIAALGGDINKFVHPAVAQALTDRFKRS, from the coding sequence ATGAACCGAGTGTTGTACCCAGGAACCTTCGACCCTATCACCAAGGGCCACGGCGATCTGGTCGAACGCGCCTCGCGCCTGTTCGACCAAGTGGTCATTGCCGTTGCTGCCAGCCCGAAGAAAAACCCGCTGTTCCCTCTGGAACAACGTGTAGAGCTGGCACGAGAAGTCACCAAACACCTGCCCAACGTCGAAGTCGTAGGCTTTTCGACCTTGCTTGCCCAGTTCGCCAAGGAGCAGAACGCCAACGTATTTCTACGCGGCCTGCGGGCGGTTTCGGATTTCGAGTATGAATTCCAGCTGGCCAACATGAACCGACAACTGGCACCGGACGTCGAGAGCCTGTTTCTCACTCCGTCGGAACGTTATTCGTTCATTTCTTCGACGCTGGTCCGTGAAATCGCTGCGCTGGGCGGTGATATCAACAAGTTCGTGCACCCGGCCGTGGCCCAGGCACTGACCGATCGCTTCAAACGCTCGTAA
- a CDS encoding sulfurtransferase: MSIAQLISPQQLAARQREPGLVILDCRFALEDPDYGQRSYAQGHIDRASFADLERDLSGPVTKGKTGRHPLPDPEALLRRFQAWGINPDSEIVLYDDGPGAFAARAWWLLAWLGKREGVYLLDGGLKAWHAAGLPLSLDAPGNKPGTFTGEPDMSLVLNASRLQGRLGRPELTLIDARAEARFRGEVEPIDPVAGHIPGAQCVAFNENLGPDGRFLPADQLRQRFAETLQDRSPKDLVAYCGSGVTACHNLFALCLAGYPLGTLYAGSWSEWITDPGREVATGA; the protein is encoded by the coding sequence ATGTCCATCGCGCAACTGATCAGCCCTCAGCAATTGGCTGCCCGCCAGCGAGAGCCCGGGCTGGTGATTCTCGATTGCCGCTTTGCTCTGGAAGATCCCGATTACGGGCAGCGCAGTTACGCTCAGGGTCATATCGATCGTGCGTCTTTCGCGGACCTGGAGCGTGACCTCAGTGGTCCGGTCACCAAGGGCAAGACCGGACGCCATCCCTTGCCGGACCCTGAGGCGCTGTTGCGTCGCTTTCAGGCATGGGGCATCAACCCGGACAGCGAAATCGTGCTCTATGACGACGGCCCCGGAGCCTTTGCGGCCCGTGCCTGGTGGCTGCTGGCGTGGCTGGGCAAGCGCGAGGGTGTCTACCTGCTCGATGGCGGTCTGAAAGCCTGGCACGCGGCGGGCCTGCCGCTGAGTCTGGACGCGCCCGGCAACAAACCCGGCACCTTCACGGGGGAGCCCGACATGTCGCTGGTGCTCAATGCCAGCCGTCTGCAAGGCCGCCTCGGACGCCCGGAACTGACCCTGATCGATGCGCGCGCCGAAGCCCGTTTTCGCGGTGAAGTGGAGCCCATTGACCCGGTTGCCGGGCATATTCCGGGTGCGCAGTGCGTCGCCTTCAACGAAAACCTGGGGCCTGACGGACGCTTTCTGCCCGCCGATCAGCTCAGACAGCGCTTTGCCGAGACGTTACAGGATCGTTCGCCGAAGGATCTGGTCGCCTACTGCGGTTCAGGTGTGACGGCCTGCCATAACCTGTTTGCCCTGTGTCTGGCAGGTTATCCACTGGGGACGCTGTATGCAGGTTCGTGGAGCGAATGGATTACCGATCCCGGTCGTGAGGTTGCGACGGGAGCATGA
- the ilvD gene encoding dihydroxy-acid dehydratase, with product MPDYRSKTSTHGRNMAGARALWRATGMKDEDFKKPIIAIANSFTQFVPGHVHLKDMGQLVAREVERAGGVAKEFNTIAVDDGIAMGHDGMLYSLPSREIIADSVEYMVNAHCADAIVCISNCDKITPGMLMASLRLNIPVIFVSGGPMEAGKTKLASHGLDLVDAMVIAADSTASDEKVAEYERSACPTCGSCSGMFTANSMNCLTEALGLALPGNGSTLATHSDREQLFLTAGRTIVELCKQYYGNNDESVLPRNIANFKAFENAMMLDIAMGGSTNTILHLLAAAQEAEIAFDLRDIDRLSRKVPQLCKVAPNIQKYHMEDVHRAGGIFSILGSLARGGLLHTDLPTVHSKTMAEAIAKWDITLTDDEAVHTFFKAGPAGIPTQTAFSQSTRWPSLDDDRENGCIRSFEHAYSQEGGLAVLYGNIALDGCVVKTAGVDESIHVFEGNAKIFESQDSAVRGILADEVKAGDIVIIRYEGPKGGPGMQEMLYPTSYLKSKGLGKDCALLTDGRFSGGTSGLSIGHASPEAAAGGAIGLVRDGDKVLIDIPNRSINLLVSDEELATRRAEQDKKGWRPVEARPRKVTTALKAYALLATSADKGAVRDKALLDKLVP from the coding sequence ATGCCTGATTACCGCTCGAAAACGTCCACCCACGGCCGCAACATGGCCGGCGCACGTGCCTTGTGGCGCGCCACGGGCATGAAGGACGAAGATTTCAAGAAACCGATCATCGCCATCGCCAACTCGTTCACCCAGTTCGTACCAGGGCATGTCCACCTCAAGGACATGGGCCAACTGGTCGCCCGGGAAGTGGAACGCGCAGGCGGCGTGGCGAAGGAATTCAATACCATCGCCGTGGATGACGGTATCGCCATGGGTCACGATGGCATGCTGTATTCGCTGCCGAGCCGCGAGATCATCGCCGACTCCGTGGAATACATGGTCAACGCCCACTGCGCCGACGCCATCGTCTGTATCTCCAACTGCGACAAGATCACCCCTGGCATGCTGATGGCGTCGTTGCGCCTCAATATCCCGGTGATCTTCGTGTCCGGCGGCCCGATGGAAGCCGGCAAGACCAAACTGGCCAGCCACGGCCTGGATCTGGTCGATGCCATGGTCATCGCGGCCGACTCCACTGCCAGCGACGAAAAAGTTGCCGAATACGAGCGCAGCGCCTGCCCGACATGCGGTTCGTGCTCCGGCATGTTTACCGCCAACTCGATGAACTGTCTGACCGAAGCGCTGGGCCTGGCCTTGCCGGGTAATGGCTCGACACTGGCCACCCACAGCGACCGCGAGCAACTGTTCCTGACTGCCGGTCGTACCATCGTCGAGCTGTGCAAACAGTATTACGGCAACAACGATGAGTCGGTTCTGCCGCGCAACATCGCCAACTTCAAGGCGTTCGAGAACGCCATGATGCTGGACATCGCCATGGGCGGTTCCACCAACACCATCCTGCACTTGCTGGCCGCTGCCCAGGAAGCCGAAATCGCCTTCGACCTGCGCGATATCGACCGCCTGTCGCGCAAGGTTCCGCAACTGTGCAAGGTTGCGCCGAACATTCAGAAGTACCACATGGAAGATGTGCACCGCGCAGGCGGCATCTTCAGCATTCTGGGCTCGCTGGCCCGTGGCGGTCTGCTGCATACCGACCTGCCGACCGTGCACAGCAAGACCATGGCCGAAGCCATCGCCAAGTGGGACATCACCCTGACCGACGACGAAGCCGTGCACACCTTTTTCAAGGCAGGCCCGGCAGGCATCCCGACACAGACGGCCTTCAGCCAGTCAACCCGCTGGCCGAGCCTGGATGACGACCGTGAAAACGGCTGCATCCGCAGTTTCGAGCATGCCTACTCGCAGGAAGGTGGCCTGGCCGTGCTGTACGGCAACATCGCGCTGGACGGCTGCGTGGTGAAAACCGCAGGCGTGGACGAGTCGATCCATGTCTTCGAAGGCAACGCCAAGATCTTCGAGAGCCAGGACAGCGCCGTACGCGGCATCCTCGCCGACGAAGTGAAAGCGGGCGACATCGTGATCATCCGTTACGAAGGTCCGAAAGGCGGCCCGGGCATGCAGGAAATGCTGTACCCGACGTCGTACCTGAAATCCAAGGGCCTGGGCAAAGACTGCGCCCTGCTGACCGACGGTCGTTTCTCGGGTGGCACCTCGGGCCTCTCCATCGGCCACGCTTCCCCGGAAGCGGCTGCAGGTGGCGCAATCGGCCTGGTACGCGATGGCGACAAAGTGCTGATCGACATCCCGAACCGCTCGATCAACCTGCTGGTCAGCGATGAAGAGCTGGCTACACGCCGTGCGGAACAGGACAAGAAGGGCTGGAGACCGGTGGAAGCGCGCCCACGCAAAGTGACCACCGCCCTCAAGGCCTACGCCCTGCTGGCCACCAGCGCCGACAAGGGCGCTGTGCGTGACAAGGCACTGCTGGACAAGTTGGTGCCGTAA
- the mutM gene encoding bifunctional DNA-formamidopyrimidine glycosylase/DNA-(apurinic or apyrimidinic site) lyase has translation MPELPEVETTRRGIAPHLEGQRVSRVIVRDRRLRWPIPEDLDVRLSGQRIVEVGRRAKYLLIQAEVGTLISHLGMSGNLRLVEAGLPALKHEHVDIELESGLALRYTDPRRFGAMLWSLEPHSHELLVRLGPEPLTDLFDGERLYERSRGKSIAVKPFIMDNAVVVGVGNIYATEALFAAGIDPRREAKGISRARYLKLAVEIKRILAYAIERGGTTLRDFIGGDGKPGYFQQELFVYGRGEQPCKVCGTTLREVKLGQRASVYCPKCQT, from the coding sequence ATGCCTGAATTACCTGAAGTCGAAACCACGCGCCGTGGCATTGCGCCCCATCTGGAAGGGCAGCGTGTCAGCCGCGTGATCGTGCGGGACCGGCGTTTGCGCTGGCCCATTCCCGAAGACCTCGATGTACGCCTTTCCGGGCAGCGGATCGTGGAAGTCGGCCGACGGGCCAAATACCTGCTGATCCAGGCCGAAGTCGGAACGCTCATCAGTCATCTGGGGATGTCGGGCAACCTGCGTCTGGTCGAAGCCGGCCTGCCTGCGCTCAAGCATGAGCATGTGGATATCGAGCTGGAGTCCGGTCTGGCGTTGCGCTACACCGACCCGCGCCGTTTCGGTGCCATGCTCTGGAGCCTTGAACCCCACAGCCACGAGCTTCTGGTTCGACTGGGGCCTGAGCCATTGACGGATCTGTTCGACGGTGAGCGCCTGTACGAGCGCTCCCGAGGCAAGTCCATTGCGGTCAAGCCTTTCATCATGGATAACGCGGTGGTGGTCGGCGTGGGCAATATCTACGCGACCGAAGCGTTGTTTGCTGCCGGTATCGACCCGCGGCGCGAGGCCAAGGGTATTTCCCGGGCGCGCTATCTGAAGCTGGCTGTCGAGATCAAGCGCATTCTGGCCTACGCCATCGAACGGGGCGGCACGACCTTGCGCGACTTCATCGGCGGCGACGGCAAGCCTGGCTATTTCCAGCAGGAGCTTTTTGTCTATGGTCGGGGCGAGCAGCCATGCAAGGTGTGTGGCACGACCTTGCGTGAGGTCAAGCTGGGGCAGCGGGCGAGCGTTTATTGCCCCAAATGCCAGACCTGA
- a CDS encoding TetR/AcrR family transcriptional regulator — MAPRIKTRERIVQVSLELFNQQGERSVSTNHIAAHMEISPGNLYYHFPNKQAIIASLFNEYEALVDGFLFPPKGRQPTVEDKRNYLLAILDGMWRYRFLHRDLEHLLACDPEMATRYRRFSQRSLTQAMAIYSAFVEAGILNMDKAQVESLTLNTWIILTSWVRFLCTTREHSTHLNEDAIRRGVYQVLMLEYGYISAEAREEFSALCAAFYTALPKVLGEVG, encoded by the coding sequence ATGGCTCCACGTATCAAAACCCGTGAACGTATCGTGCAGGTCAGTCTGGAGCTGTTCAATCAGCAGGGTGAGCGTAGCGTAAGCACCAATCACATTGCCGCGCACATGGAAATTTCTCCGGGCAATCTCTATTACCACTTCCCCAACAAGCAGGCGATCATCGCCTCGCTGTTCAACGAGTATGAAGCGTTGGTGGATGGGTTTCTGTTTCCTCCCAAGGGGCGGCAGCCGACGGTCGAAGACAAGCGTAACTACTTGCTGGCGATACTCGACGGCATGTGGCGTTACCGGTTCCTGCATCGCGACCTTGAGCACCTGCTGGCTTGCGACCCGGAAATGGCGACCCGCTATCGGCGTTTTTCCCAGCGCTCCCTGACCCAGGCCATGGCGATTTACAGTGCTTTCGTCGAGGCTGGTATCCTGAACATGGACAAGGCGCAGGTCGAATCGCTGACCCTCAATACCTGGATCATCCTCACCTCCTGGGTGCGTTTCCTGTGCACCACACGTGAACATTCCACGCACTTGAACGAAGATGCCATTCGACGCGGTGTCTATCAGGTGCTTATGCTGGAGTATGGCTACATCAGCGCCGAGGCCCGTGAAGAATTCAGTGCCTTGTGCGCTGCTTTTTATACGGCCCTGCCCAAGGTGCTGGGGGAAGTCGGCTGA
- a CDS encoding HDOD domain-containing protein, which translates to MSEELTPEQIQEALQGISVPPQPQIMVDLQMEQYMPDPDLAVIARLISQDPGLSGALLKIVNSPHYGLSNKIASIQKAVNLLGSRTVINLINAQSIKGEMSDETIVTLNRFWDSAQDVAITSLTLAKRIGSQTVDESYALGLFHDCGIPLMLKRFPDYMPVLEESYAKAGPDCRIVDTENSKFDTNHAVVGYFTAKSWRLPEHVCNAIANHHNALAIFEDDTSRNAALKNLLAPLKMAEHICESSRVLGNQDEDHEWNSIGHLVLDYVGLSEYDFEYLRESIRELGAH; encoded by the coding sequence ATGTCCGAAGAGTTGACCCCCGAGCAGATCCAGGAAGCCCTTCAGGGTATCAGCGTACCTCCGCAACCTCAGATCATGGTGGATCTGCAGATGGAGCAGTACATGCCTGATCCTGATCTGGCGGTGATTGCGCGGTTGATTTCCCAGGACCCGGGGCTTTCCGGCGCGCTGCTCAAGATCGTCAATTCTCCGCATTACGGCCTGTCCAACAAGATCGCCTCGATCCAGAAAGCCGTGAATCTTCTGGGTAGCCGCACCGTCATCAACCTGATCAACGCGCAGTCGATCAAGGGCGAGATGAGCGACGAAACCATCGTGACGCTCAATCGTTTCTGGGACAGTGCCCAGGACGTGGCCATCACCAGCCTGACCCTGGCCAAGCGAATCGGCTCGCAGACTGTGGACGAATCCTACGCGCTGGGTCTGTTCCATGACTGCGGGATTCCGCTGATGCTCAAGCGTTTTCCGGATTACATGCCGGTGCTGGAAGAGTCCTACGCCAAGGCCGGTCCCGATTGCCGGATCGTGGATACCGAAAACAGCAAGTTCGACACCAACCATGCTGTTGTCGGCTATTTCACTGCCAAGTCCTGGCGCTTGCCGGAACATGTCTGCAATGCCATCGCCAACCATCACAATGCCCTGGCAATCTTCGAGGATGATACGAGCCGCAATGCCGCGCTCAAGAATCTCCTGGCTCCCCTGAAAATGGCCGAGCATATCTGTGAGTCCTCCCGGGTGCTGGGCAACCAGGACGAAGACCACGAATGGAACAGCATCGGTCATCTGGTGCTGGACTATGTCGGTCTGTCCGAGTACGACTTTGAATACCTCAGGGAAAGCATTCGCGAGCTGGGCGCCCACTGA
- a CDS encoding YfhL family 4Fe-4S dicluster ferredoxin, with protein MSLIITDDCINCDVCEPECPNEAISQGEEIYVINPNLCTECVGHYDEPQCQQVCPVDCIPLDENRVESKDELMTKYRLITGKA; from the coding sequence ATGTCCCTTATCATCACTGACGATTGCATCAACTGCGACGTCTGCGAACCCGAGTGCCCGAACGAGGCCATCTCACAGGGTGAGGAGATCTACGTGATCAACCCGAACCTGTGCACCGAATGCGTCGGTCATTACGACGAGCCTCAATGCCAGCAGGTCTGTCCTGTGGATTGCATTCCGCTGGACGAGAATCGTGTCGAAAGCAAAGACGAGCTGATGACCAAATATCGCCTCATCACCGGCAAGGCATAG
- a CDS encoding coniferyl aldehyde dehydrogenase, with product MPDAPSFSSELEHTFALQRQAFAANPMPSAAQRSQWLKSLGELLSEHRQALIDAISSDFSHRSADETLLAELLPSLLGIRDARKRLKQWMKPSRRHVGLAFQPASAKVVYQPLGVVGVIVPWNYPLFLAIGPLIGALAAGNRVMLKLSESTPATGDLLKRLFARIFPEDLIAVVLGEAEVGMAFSRLPFDHLLFTGATSIGKHVMRAAAENLTPVTLELGGKSPVIVSRDVPLKDAAERIAFGKTLNAGQTCIAPDYVLVPQDRMQGFVEAYRQAVQGFYPTLADNPDYTAIINQRQLARLNHYLEDATSKGAEVIALYDQGQAQRMPFSLLLNVSDDMLVMQDEIFGPLLPIVPYRHLDEAFAYINQRPRPLALYYFGYNKAEQQKVLEQTHSGGVCLNDTLMHAAQDDLPFGGIGPSGMGHYHGREGFLTFSQAKSVFIKQRFNAARLIYPPYGKAIQRLVYKLFLR from the coding sequence ATGCCTGACGCACCGTCTTTTTCCAGCGAACTGGAACACACGTTCGCTCTCCAGCGTCAGGCGTTCGCAGCCAACCCGATGCCCTCGGCAGCGCAACGCTCCCAGTGGCTCAAGAGCCTGGGTGAACTGCTCAGCGAGCATCGGCAGGCATTGATCGACGCCATCAGCAGCGACTTCAGCCACCGCAGCGCCGACGAAACCCTGCTGGCCGAGTTGCTGCCAAGCCTGCTGGGCATCCGGGATGCGCGCAAACGGCTCAAGCAATGGATGAAGCCCTCGCGCCGTCATGTAGGCCTGGCCTTTCAACCTGCCTCGGCCAAAGTGGTGTATCAGCCTTTGGGTGTGGTCGGGGTTATCGTGCCCTGGAACTACCCGCTGTTCCTGGCCATCGGCCCGTTGATTGGCGCCCTGGCGGCCGGCAATCGCGTGATGCTCAAGCTCAGCGAATCCACACCTGCCACGGGCGATCTGCTCAAGCGCCTGTTCGCGCGGATCTTTCCCGAAGACCTGATCGCCGTGGTACTGGGCGAAGCCGAGGTGGGCATGGCCTTCTCCAGACTGCCGTTCGATCACCTTCTGTTTACCGGCGCGACCAGCATCGGCAAGCATGTCATGCGTGCTGCAGCGGAAAACCTGACGCCGGTCACGCTGGAACTGGGCGGCAAATCTCCCGTGATTGTGTCCCGGGATGTCCCGCTCAAGGACGCCGCCGAGCGCATTGCGTTCGGCAAGACCTTGAATGCCGGACAGACCTGCATCGCACCGGACTACGTGCTGGTGCCGCAGGATCGGATGCAGGGTTTCGTCGAAGCCTACAGGCAAGCGGTACAGGGCTTTTACCCGACACTGGCTGACAACCCGGACTACACGGCGATCATCAATCAGCGACAACTGGCGCGGCTGAATCACTACCTGGAAGACGCCACCAGCAAAGGCGCCGAGGTGATCGCCCTTTACGATCAGGGACAGGCGCAGCGCATGCCGTTCAGTCTCTTGCTCAATGTCAGCGATGACATGCTGGTCATGCAGGATGAGATTTTCGGGCCGCTGCTGCCTATCGTGCCCTACAGACACCTCGATGAAGCCTTTGCCTACATCAATCAGCGCCCTCGTCCGCTGGCGCTCTACTACTTCGGCTACAACAAGGCCGAGCAGCAAAAAGTGCTGGAACAGACTCACTCCGGCGGCGTCTGCCTGAACGATACGCTGATGCATGCGGCTCAGGACGACTTGCCCTTCGGGGGCATCGGCCCTTCAGGTATGGGCCATTACCATGGCCGGGAAGGTTTTCTGACCTTCAGCCAGGCCAAAAGCGTGTTCATCAAGCAACGCTTCAACGCGGCGCGTTTAATTTACCCGCCGTACGGCAAGGCTATCCAGCGACTGGTCTACAAGCTGTTCCTGCGCTGA
- a CDS encoding HAD family hydrolase — MKFAPKILAAALCLGLASQAFATDLKHWPEPAAKALDTMIAANANKGNYAVFDMDNTSYRFDLEESLLPYMENKGLITREKLDPSLKLIPFKDTAEHKESLFSYYYRLCELDDMVCYPWVAQVFSGFTLKELKGYVDELMASGKPIPATYYDGDVVKKLDVEPPRIFTGQKELFNKLMENGIEVYVMTAASEELVRMVASDPKYGYNVKPQNVIGVTMLLKDRKTGELTTARKQITAGKYDEKSNLGLELTPYLWTPATWMAGKQAAILTYIDQWKKPVLVAGDTPTSDGYMLFHGVDVNKGGVHLWINRKDKYMKQMEGMIKSNAEAQAKEGLPVTADKNWVVVKPDEIQ, encoded by the coding sequence ATGAAGTTCGCACCAAAAATACTCGCCGCCGCTTTGTGCCTGGGTCTTGCCAGCCAGGCTTTCGCCACCGATCTGAAACACTGGCCGGAGCCTGCCGCCAAGGCGCTGGACACCATGATCGCTGCCAACGCCAATAAAGGTAATTACGCCGTCTTTGACATGGATAACACCAGCTATCGCTTCGACCTCGAAGAGTCGCTGCTGCCGTACATGGAAAACAAGGGCCTGATCACCCGCGAGAAGCTGGACCCGTCTCTGAAGCTGATTCCCTTCAAGGACACCGCCGAACACAAGGAAAGCCTGTTCAGTTACTACTACCGCCTCTGCGAACTGGATGACATGGTCTGCTATCCATGGGTGGCACAAGTATTCTCCGGCTTCACCCTCAAGGAGCTGAAAGGTTACGTCGACGAGCTTATGGCATCGGGCAAACCGATCCCGGCGACCTACTACGACGGCGATGTGGTCAAGAAGCTCGACGTCGAGCCGCCACGAATCTTTACCGGCCAGAAAGAGCTTTTCAACAAGCTGATGGAAAACGGCATCGAGGTCTATGTCATGACCGCTGCTTCCGAAGAGCTGGTGCGGATGGTCGCCTCCGATCCCAAGTACGGCTACAACGTCAAACCGCAGAATGTCATTGGCGTAACCATGCTGCTCAAGGACCGGAAAACCGGCGAGCTGACCACTGCCCGCAAGCAGATCACTGCTGGCAAATACGACGAGAAGAGCAACCTGGGTCTTGAGCTGACGCCTTACCTGTGGACGCCAGCCACCTGGATGGCGGGCAAGCAGGCGGCAATCCTGACGTACATCGACCAATGGAAGAAACCGGTCCTGGTGGCTGGCGATACGCCAACCAGCGACGGCTACATGTTGTTCCATGGCGTGGACGTCAACAAAGGCGGCGTACACCTGTGGATCAACCGCAAGGACAAGTACATGAAGCAGATGGAAGGTATGATCAAGAGCAATGCCGAAGCTCAGGCCAAGGAAGGTTTGCCGGTGACTGCCGACAAGAACTGGGTAGTCGTCAAGCCGGACGAGATTCAGTAA
- a CDS encoding class I SAM-dependent rRNA methyltransferase, which produces MSLPSLRLKANADRRLRAGHLWVYSNEIDVAATPLHGFAAGDQALLEAAGGKPLGIVAMSPNNLICARLLSRDIKLPLDKSLLVHRLNVALSLRDRLFDKPFYRLVYGDSDLLPGLVVDRFDDILVVQLASATMEHHKEDVIAALVQVLKPGGILFKNDSAARDAEGLNRYVETVYGAVPEWVALEENGVKFEAPVMQGQKTGWFYDHRMNRARLAPYVKGKRVLDLYSYIGGWGIQAGAFGASEVTCVDASGFALDGVERNAALNGFAEKVTCIEGDVFEALKELKAGEERFDVIVADPPAFIKRKKDLKNGEGAYRRLNEQAMRLLSKDGILVSASCSMHLPEDDLQNILLTSARHLDRNIQLLERGSQGPDHPVHPAIAETRYIKSIICRLLPNS; this is translated from the coding sequence ATGTCCCTGCCCAGCCTGCGCCTCAAAGCCAACGCCGACCGTCGCCTGCGCGCCGGCCACTTGTGGGTCTACAGCAATGAAATCGATGTAGCCGCCACCCCACTGCACGGTTTTGCAGCAGGTGATCAGGCGTTGCTCGAAGCCGCTGGCGGCAAGCCACTGGGCATCGTCGCCATGAGCCCCAACAACCTGATCTGCGCCCGACTGCTGTCACGGGACATCAAGCTGCCGCTGGACAAGTCGCTGCTGGTTCATCGCCTGAACGTGGCGCTGTCCCTGCGTGATCGCCTGTTCGACAAGCCGTTCTATCGCCTGGTCTACGGCGACTCGGACCTGCTGCCGGGCCTGGTGGTCGATCGTTTCGACGACATCCTCGTGGTGCAGCTGGCTTCGGCCACCATGGAGCACCACAAGGAAGACGTGATCGCCGCCCTGGTGCAGGTGCTCAAGCCTGGCGGCATTCTGTTCAAGAACGACTCGGCTGCCCGTGACGCCGAAGGCCTGAACCGCTATGTCGAAACCGTATATGGCGCAGTGCCGGAGTGGGTTGCCCTGGAAGAGAACGGCGTGAAGTTCGAAGCACCTGTCATGCAAGGTCAGAAAACCGGCTGGTTCTACGACCACCGCATGAACCGCGCCCGCCTGGCCCCTTACGTCAAAGGCAAGCGCGTCCTGGACCTGTACAGCTACATCGGCGGCTGGGGTATCCAGGCCGGTGCTTTTGGCGCCAGCGAAGTCACCTGTGTCGACGCCTCGGGCTTTGCCCTGGATGGAGTGGAACGCAACGCAGCCCTGAACGGCTTCGCCGAAAAGGTCACCTGTATCGAAGGCGACGTATTTGAAGCCCTGAAAGAACTGAAAGCCGGCGAAGAACGCTTCGACGTGATCGTGGCCGACCCGCCAGCCTTCATCAAGCGCAAGAAAGACCTGAAAAACGGCGAAGGTGCCTACCGTCGCCTGAACGAACAGGCCATGCGCCTGCTCAGCAAGGACGGCATCCTGGTCAGCGCCTCGTGCTCCATGCACCTGCCGGAAGACGACCTGCAAAACATCCTCCTGACCAGCGCCCGCCACCTGGACCGCAACATCCAGCTACTGGAACGCGGCAGCCAGGGCCCGGACCATCCGGTACACCCGGCCATCGCCGAAACCCGCTACATCAAGAGCATCATCTGCCGGTTGCTGCCAAACAGCTGA
- a CDS encoding multidrug transporter encodes MRPFRIIAATLTLLVGLQALPAMAAELPPGSGDPVYSIQTPPAFAMIGDLIIARPLLIAATIIGTGLFVIAAPFAAAGGNLGATGKALVVDPGKAAFVRCLGCTGDGYGKQE; translated from the coding sequence ATGCGCCCGTTTCGTATTATCGCCGCCACCCTGACCCTGCTCGTCGGGTTACAGGCTTTACCTGCCATGGCTGCCGAGCTGCCTCCAGGCAGTGGTGATCCGGTCTACAGCATCCAGACCCCGCCAGCCTTCGCCATGATCGGCGATCTGATCATCGCCCGGCCATTGCTGATTGCCGCGACCATCATCGGCACGGGATTGTTCGTGATTGCTGCACCTTTCGCAGCTGCGGGCGGCAACCTGGGCGCAACTGGCAAGGCGCTGGTAGTTGATCCGGGCAAGGCAGCATTCGTCAGGTGCCTGGGCTGCACCGGCGATGGATATGGCAAGCAGGAATGA